GGTCCAAGTGGTTGTGGTAAATCAACACTATTGCGTTGTATCAACCGTATGAACGACTTAGTTGATACCTGTCGCATTGAAGGTGGTATTCACTTACACGGTGAAAACATTTACGACAAGCATGTCGATGTTGCAGCGCTTCGCCGTAAAGTAGGCATGGTGTTCCAACGTCCTAACCCATTCCCGAAAAGTATCTACGAAAATGTGATTTACGGCTTGCGTATTACTGGTGAGAAAAACCGTCGTGTACTTGATGAAGCAGTTGAACGCTCATTAAAAGCCGCGGCGCTTTGGGACGAAGTTAAAGACCGTTTACACGACAGTGCACTTGGCCTATCGGGTGGTCAGCAACAGCGTTTGGTAATTGCGCGTGCGATTGCGATTGAGCCAGAAGTGTTATTACTTGATGAACCAACGTCTGCACTTGACCCGATTTCAACATTAACGATTGAAGAGCTAATCAACGACCTTAAGAAACAATTCACCGTTGTTATCGTGACTCACAACATGCAACAAGCGGCACGTGTTTCTGATCAAACAGCGTTTATGTACATGGGTGATTTAATTGAATACAGCGACACTAACACGCTGTTTACAACACCTGCGAAGAAACAAACCGAAGATTACATTACCGGACGTTACGGTTAATCGTTATAATTAAGGTAAAGGGTGGATAAGAGTTTATTATGGATACTATCAATATTAGCCGTCACATTTCTGGGCAATTTAACGAAGACTTAGAAACGGTTATCAATCACGTGATGTCGATGGGGGGCTTGGTTGAAAAGCAACTACAAGACTCTATCACTGCAATGATTGAGGCAGATGAAGACCTTGCGAAAGAAGTTCTAAAAAACGACTACAAAATCAATGAATTTGAAGTTTACATTGATGAGGAATGCTCGCGTATTATTGCTAAGCGTCAACCAGCGGCGGGTGACTTGCGTTTGATTATGGCGATTATCAAAACCATCACTGATTTAGAGCGGATTGGTGATGAAGCTGAGAAAATTGCCAACGTGGCACAAGAAAGCTTCTCTAAAGAACAACGTGACTTGCTATTAAACCTAGAGAATCTAGGTAATAGTGTATTGAAAATGCTGCAAAAAACGTTAGATGCGTTTACTCGTATGGACTTTGATGCAGCAATGAAAGTGCACCAGCGTGATAGTAAAATTGACCGTGAATACGAAGCATTAATGCGCCAACTAATGACGTATATGATGGAAGACCCGCGTTCAATTCCACAAATTATGAGTGTTATTTGGTCAGCACGTGCGCTAGAGCGCATTGGTGATCGCTGTCAGAATATTTGTGAATACATTATGTATTTCGTGAAAGGTAAAGTATTCCGTCACACCAGCCCTGAAGATATGAAAAACGTCTAACTCATTGTTTTTCAATATATCTTAAAAGAACTATAGTTAAAGTAGAAAAGGTACATAGTTTATGTACCTTTTTTTGTGTTTGATTTTAATTAAATTCATGACTGATTGGTCAACTAAAATGGTGGAATTAGTTGCAAATGGTGGACATTCAGCTAGAATCCGCGTCGAAAAATAAAACAGAGATTTGTATCCGGGACATAAGACTATGCCGAACAATTCAATACTAGGTGTATTTGCTAAATCACCAATTAAACCGCTGGAGAAACACATTCGCATCGTGAATAAGTGTGCTCGCCAGTTACATCCGTTTTTTGATGCGGTAAAAGCCAAGGATTGGGACCGAGCGGCGAAGATGCGTAAAGAAATTTCGCAACTTGAAAAGGATGCCGATGCACTAAAAAGACAGTTACGTTTAGAGTTACCAGGTGGCTTATTTATGCCTGTTGACCGTGCTGACTTATTAGAGCTACTCACTCAGCAAGATCGCATTGCTAATAAAGCAAAAGATATTTCTGGCCGTGTTATCGGTCGAGAGTTGTCTATTCCTGCTGACTTAGAGAACGATTTTTTCAAATACTTAGCGCGTTGTTTAGATGCCATTGATATGGCGGCTGACGCGATTAATGAATTGGATGACTTATTAGAAACGGGCTTTAGAGGCCGTGAAGTCGATTTAGTTGAAAAAATGATCCACAAGCTTGATGAAATTGAGGACGACACAGACTCAATGCAAATTGGTTTGCGTACAGGACTGCTAGCGATCGAAAAAGACTTAAACCCAGTTGATGTGATGTTTCTTTATCAAATCATCGAATGGGTCGGCGATCTAGCCGATTTAGCTGAGCGTGTTGGTGCTCGTTTAGAAATTTTATTAGCGAAAAACTAAGGTTCGTTTTAATGGACATTTTAATTACACATGGCCCAATGCTGGTCATGATCGCCGCTATTGTCGGCTTTTTTATGGCTTGGGGTATTGGTGCGAACGACGTAGCGAATGCCATGGGTACTTCGGTTGGTTCAAAAGCACTAACCATTAAGCAAGCGATTATTATCGCGATGGTGTTTGAATTCGCTGGTGCTTACTTAGCCGGTGGTGAAGTAACATCAACTATTCGTAAAGGGATTATCGACCCGTCTTACTTTACTGATATTCCTCATTTACTTGTTTACGGTATGATTTCAGCACTATTAGCTGCGGCAACTTGGTTATTGGTTGCATCAGCACTAGGCTGGCCGGTCTCTACAACGCACTCTATTGTTGGCGCTATTATAGGCTTTGCCGCGATTGGTGTTAGCATGGATACCGTTGTTTGGGGCAAAGTAGGCGGCATTGTTGGTAGCTGGATTGTTACACCACTGCTGTCTGGTGTTATTGCTTTTATCATTTTTAACAGTGCACAAAAACTGATTTTTGATACTGAACAACCACTTCGCCAAGCTAAGCGTTGGGTACCGTTATACATGTTCTTAGCGGGCTTCGTATTATCGCTAGTAACGATTAAAAAAGGTTTGAAGCACATTGGTTTAGACGTAGGTACTGTTGAAGGTTATGTCTACGCAGTTGCCGTTGCGGCAATCGTTGCAATAGTGGGTAAATTCTTTATCGCACGTATCAAGTTTGATGAAACGGCTGACAAGCAAAGCCACTACGTTAACGTTGAAAAAGTGTTTGCGGTATTAATGGTTATTACTGCTTGTTGTATGGCATTTGCCCATGGTTCAAACGATGTTGCTAACGCTATTGGCCCATTAGCGGCTGTTGTTAGTATTGTTGGCAATGAAGGTCAAATCGTTAAGAAAGCTGCACTAGAGTGGTGGATTCTACCTTTAGGTGGCTTAGGTATTGTTGCCGGCCTTGCGATTTTCGGTCATCGCGTTATCGCAACTATCGGTAAAGGTATTACTCACTTAACACCAAGCCGTGGTTTCGCTGCTGAATTAGCGGCGGCATGTACGGTAGTTATCGCTTCAGGTACTGGCTTACCAATTTCAACAACGCAAACATTAGTTGGTGCTGTATTAGGTGTTGGTATGGCGCGTGGTATCGCAGCAATTAATTTAGGTGTGGTACGCAATATTGTTGTGTCTTGGGTTATTACCCTACCAGTAGGTGCTGGTTTATCAATTGTGTTCTTCTGGATTTTATCTAGCTCGCTAGGCTAAAACCAAACACAAACACACCCATTCAAAAACCGCTTGGTGAGTTAGCTTGCTAAGCGGTTTTTTTGTGCCTGAAATAAGGCGCTCTTACCTAATATAAGGAAAATAAGAAAAACAAGAAAACAGAAAACAATAAATTAAAAAATTTAAATTATTTTCAAACTTTTTATATGCTTGCCACTACCTTATTAAATAACAACGCCAAACTATCGCAGGAAGATAAGTGTTCGAACGAAGCGATGAGTCGCTCATCAAGCAAGCACTCAAAGGGAAAAAGTCTGCGTGGGTGAGTTTAGTAAAACGCTACGAAAGTGGCATTTATAACTACGCCTACCGCATGGTCAATCATCCAGATGATGCTATGGATTTAATGCAGGATATATTCATTGCGGTTTACCGTAATTTAAGTACGTTTCGCGGCGACAGCCCATTTAAAGGCTGGTTGTTTAAAATCGCCCACTACCGTTGCATTGAATATTATCGAAAGAAAAGGCCACTGCAGTCGATAGATGATGTGCCTGAGCAAGTAGATGAAAGCCAAGATGCTTGTTTAGATACTGGGCTTACTCAGGGACAGCAGAGCCAAGCATTGCATCAAGCGATGCAACGTTTGGCATTTAATCAAAAAATTATGGTGGAAATGAAGTTTTTTCAACAATTCACCTTTGAGGAAATTGCACAGCAACTGGGCATATCAACCAATACCGCCAAGTCTCGACTGTACAGTGCCCTTGATAAACTGAAAGATTATTTGGAGGTGGAAGATGTCGCCGCATGATAAATCTGATCAATTCGAAGATAAGCAATTTGAAAAGTGGCTCGACAAGCAACTGTCGCCCGAGCAAGCTGCCGAATTTGAGAATAATCACGCACATGAGAGCGCAATGAAACAGCATATTGCAACGGCTAAATACGTGGAATATTTAGCCAGTCAGGAAGCGCCAAAAAAGGTTCCTAACTGGGATCGCACGGCAGTGATGGACATGGATAATCAACATACTAGTCACAAATGGTGGCAGTGGAGTGGTTTACCCGCGTTATCAATGGCATTTTCTTGTTTTGCCATGGCTTTAGTATTGTTCAATGTGCAATTCACAGTCAGTGACCAAGGTATGTTATTGACCTTTGGTAAGTCGGAGGTTGACCCCGAGGTGATTGAAAGCCAAGTTACCGAGCGCGTTAATCAGCTAGTTGACGACAAGCTGAATCAATACCAGCAAAGTCAACAGCTCGCCTTAGCCAACTTCACCAATGAATTGAGCGATAAACAGCAGCAGAGTAACTTGCAACTTGCTAGCTATATTCTTGAAACCTCAAGGCAAGAGCGAAAAGAAGATATTAGCGACTTTATTCAGTTTGTTAACGCCCAGCGTAATGATGATGCGCTAGATCAGCGTATACGTTTTCAACAACTTGAAGATGCCTTGTTACAGCAAAGCACCTTTATCAATCAAACAACCACGATGCAGCCTGCTAACTGGGCTAATTAAGCGAGGAAAATTACGATGAAAAAATTAGCAATGTTAGTGTCGAGTGCCTTAACGGCAAACCTTGCCACCGCCGCAGACGTCAATTATGAGCAGCTCCACAAGCAGCTTGATATTATGAGTAATATTATTGAATCGTCGATCACTACTGGCAAAGCAAAACAATCGATTAAATTATCCGGTATTGAAAGTACCTATCTACAAAAACAAGGTGTGATGTTTACTGTTAGGTCCAAGAGCAGCAGAGGAAGTTGGGGAAGTTATAACTTCCAAGTTTCGGTACCTCCTGTGCCGCCAGCACCACCAATTACGCTTTTATCGCCAGATCAAATTGCTGATATTGAAGCCACTGTTGCCGAAGTGGCTGACGAGTACCCCAATATAGATGTTGAAAGGGAAGTGGCAAAAGCTATGGAGACTGCTTCACGTGCATATGAGCGAGTCATTGAAATTCATCGTGATGAGCGTGAGGTGTATCGCGACTTGCGTGAAGAAGAGCGCGATATAGTTTACGAGTTAAGGGATGTAGAGCGTGAAAACCGTGACGTAGAATTTCAAATTCGCCGTGCTGACAAAGAACAGAAAGCTGAGCTAAAAGAAAAGCAAAAGCAATTAGAGAAACAGAAGAAAGCTCTTCTAGAAAGTAAGCAAGCGCTCGCCAAGCGCGGTCAAGAATTTCGCGTAAAGCAAGCGGAATCTGCTAAGAAGTCTGAACAGGCACGCCAAAGCTACTTTGCCCAGCTGAGCGGTGAAATTGCCGAAGCGTTATGTCTGTATGGTAATGGCCTTAAAGCATTACCAAAAGGGGAGTATGTCACTGTGGTATTAAAGTCAGGTGGCGATAGAGTAGGCCGACACTATCAAGATAAAATTCACGTGTTCAGCAAACGAGATATTAATGGCTGTGCTACCGATAAAATTAGCACCGCACAATTACTGAAAAAAAGTAGCGCGTATCAGTTTTAAGTGAATTTAACCTTATGTAGGACGAAACATTTAGAACGGTACATATGGAACGAAACAATCGAAAGCAAAAAGGCTACGCAAATGCGTGGCCTTTTTTATGAATTTCTTTATGAGCTTTTGATAAATATATCTGCTGCGCTAGTACCGCTGGGGAAAGCAGGTTTTAAATGAATTAGTTTTAAAAACGTGCTTTTTTTACGTTACAGGTTTCATTTGATGGCTTGTTCAGCGCCATAACCCCTTCCTCGTTCACTGAATAACTAGGTGAACTCTGGGTAAATTTAGCAATAAATTGCTGTAATTTGTCATTCAACACGGTTGCTAATGCAAAAAAGTCGTTGGTTTTTTGCGGCTTTGATTTTGCCACTTGGCTATCAGCGATATATTGCTGGTCTAGCGGAATGCGAACAAGTGGTTTATCGAACATTTGAGCAAACACTTCACGTTGAAACAGCGTTGATGATTCTACACCGCGCAGCGCGTCGAAATGCTTGTTGGCAGAAATAACAGGGGCAGTAGTTATCGACACTTTTTTGATAACGAAATATTTCACTTCTTCTTTGTCACTGATGGTTGGAGCGGCATGTGAAACAGCAAAACATAAACCGACTGTACTTAACGCAATTGCGCTGGTAATTCCTTTAAGTTTGTTGTTCATCGTCTCATCCTCTAACCCAATGTTAAAAAGATTTTATTGTGTTAATAACTCTGTAACGTAATAACTTTGTCACTTAATACATTAGGCAGTAAAAAATACCCGCGTATGTAACTAAATTGCACCATTTTACTATAAATTGTTACGACTGATTGCGCGAGCCTTATGGGATGAACGGCAATGTTGTTGAGATAAGCAGCGAACTTAAATTTTATATTAACAGTCAGTTAACGTTATAGGGTTAACTGCTACTAAAAACTTACTCATTAGAGAGCCGACTAGCACGAAAAACTCTCGGGCAATGCTTTGACGTATTAACCCGTTATTAGTTCAACCCAGTTACCTACCGGCGTAAAAAACTCTAAAACAACAGACTGTTTGCCAAAAAAGTTATTTCTATGACAAATAGTTTTTCGGGGCTATTGCGATTAGCTCTATTTCTGCTTGTTGTATGGCTTTGTTGGAAGGCTTTACAAGGTGAATTTGAAAGTTGAATTTGCAAAGTGAACTTAAAAACTAGCCTGACTAAATTGTTAGTCAGCACAAAGTTGTTGCTAGCCAATATGAAAATGCCGAGCAACTGCTCGGCATTTTTTATGCGTTTAATCTCACAAGCTACTTTGTATAGCCTTGTCTAACTCACTATTTGTTTTACCTTGTAGCCTAGTGAGTCAGCGATATAACTAGGCTGACTTATGAACTTGGCGGTAGTGATGTAGCAATGGTTCAGTATATCCTGAAGGTTGTACATCACCTTTAAACACTAAATCACATGCCGCTTTAAAGGCGATGCTGTTATCAAAGTTATCCGCCATGGCAACATAAAGTGGATCTGCTTGGTTTTGCTGATCAACCACTTTCGCCATTTTCTGCATACTGGCCATGACTTGTGCTTCAGTACAGATATCGTGTTTTAACCAGTTGGCAATATGTTGGCTAGAAATACGTAGTGTTGCTCTGTCTTCCATCAGACCGACATCGTTGATATCTGGTACTTTTGAACAACCAACACCTTGATCAATCCAGCGAACTACATAACCTAAAATACCTTGCGCGTTGTTATCTAATTCTTGGGTGATCTCTGCTTCACTCCAGTCAGTTGATTCCGCTAGTGGAATTTTCAAGATATCGTCAATGCTCGCTGGTGTGCGTGATTTTAGTGTTTGCTGTAGGTCAGCAACACTAATTTCATGGTAGTGCAGCGCGTGAATGGTTGCTGCTGTTGGCGATGGTACCCAAGCGGTATTTGCGCCCGATTGCACATGGCCAATTTTAGCTTCATACATATCTTTCATGTTATCTGGTACAGGCCACATACCTTTACCAATTTGCGCTTTACCACTTAAGCCACAGCTTAAGCCAACATCTACGTTGTTTTGCTCGTAAGCGCCTATCCACTGGGTTAGCTTGATATCATTTTTACGGGTCATTGGCCCTGCCAACATCGAGGTATGAATTTCGTCACCCGTTCGGTCAAGGAAGCCGGTATTGATAAACACGACACGTGATTTCGCTTGGTAAATACAGTTTTTCAAATTCAAACTGGTGCGGCGCTCTTCATCCATAATACCCATTTTGATGGTATTGGCTGGTAATGACAGCATCGCTTCCACACGGCCAAATAGCTCATTAGCAAACGCTACTTCTTCGCTGCCATGCATTTTGGGTTTTACGATATAGATAGAGCCTTGCTGACTGTTTTGACCCGCAAATTCACCTTGAACATCTAGACTTGCAATCAAGCTGGTAACAATTGCGTCCAAAATGCCTTCTGGTACTTCTTGGCCGTCTTTATCCAAAATGGCGTTGTTCGTCATCAAGTGACCAACGTTGCGCACGAACATAACGCTGCGGGCTTTCACCGATAATGGTTCGCCGTTGGCACCAACAAATTGTTTGTCTTGGTTCATGCGGCGAGTAGTGGTTTTACCGCCTTTTGAGATTTCTTCGGTTAAATCACCTTTAATCAAGCCTAACCAGTTGCTGTAAGCCAGCACTTTATCGGCGGCATCAACGGCGGCAACCGAGTCTTCACAATCCATAATGGTGGTTAATGCTGACTCGAGCAAAATGTCTGATAGTTGTGCTTGGTCTTGCTGTGAAATTGGACTTGATTGATCAAAACAAAGCTCAATCAGAAGTTGATTGTGTTTGAATAGGTAGCTGTGGAAGCTATCAGAATGCTGTGCTTGGCCAATAAATGCGCTAGCTGTTTGCAGCTGAGTTTGACTGCCATCGGCTAACGTCACTACGACCTGCTCACCGTCAACTTGGTATTGTTTGGCATCAGCATGGCTACCTGATACTAATGGTAAGTGCTTATCTAAAAAGTCTTTAGCAAACGCGATAACTTTTGCGCCGCGTACCGGGTCGTAGCCTTTTACTTGATTCTCTTCTGCAGGAATAAGGTCGGAACCATAAAGCGCATCGTATAAGCTGCCCCAGCGTGCGTTTACTGCGTTTAGCGCAAAGCGCGCATTCATAATAGGTACAACGAGTTGTGGACCCGCCATCGTTGCGAGCTCTGCGTCAACATTTTCTGTATCGACGCTGAAGTCTTCAACAACTGGCTCGATGTAGCCAATATCCGTTAGAAACGCTTTGTAGTCAGCAAAGGTCTCAGCGCTGTAGGTATTTTCTTGATGCCACTGGTCAATTTGTGACTGCAGCGCATCACGTTTTTCTAGCAGCTGTTTATTCTTTGGTGCTAGGTCGTGGATAACGTCGGCAGCTTGTTGCCAAAATTGCTCTGCGTTGTATTCGGTTAACGGTAATACTTGTTGTTCGATGAATTGGTTAAGCTCTTTTGAAACTTGTAAACCAAATTGGGAAATTCGTTCACTCATGGCGGTAACATCACTTCTATTTATTGATGATTATAAAATCTATTCACTCAAGGTTATAATCGCAAGGGGTTAAATATAAATGTACGAAATATAATCTTGCTATTTTAACTGAGTAAATACTTAAAAGTTATTCATTACAATGACTTAAGCTTGTTGTAGTTTCTTTTATAACTTTTATTTTTGATTATTATCTTTGGTATTCTAGTTAATTATATTTAGCTTGCTAAATTTGGTGTTATTTCTGCTAGTCATACTATTTATTAGTGAAAGCGCGAGCTTACTTAATGATCTTGCTGCGCTTTCATTACTACTTAGTCAACTGCTAGCATCAGCAGTCTGCCGCTGCTTCCATGACCAGTCCACGGAACCAAATATGGCTAGCATCATGGTGCAGCAGTGGACTCCAAATCATCTTCAGCTCAATGTCTGGAATATCAAATGGTGGTTTTACGATAGTAAAGTTAGCGTCGTCTTTGTGCAGCAGTGCAGCCTTCGTTGGTAAAGTGGCAATTAAATCGTCTTCATACGCCAATTGCATCGCAACGTGATAGTTACGTGTGAATACTTTGATATCACGTTTTTTACCTAGGCGTGCTAACGCTTCATCTACCCAGCCTAGCTTTTGTACGTCTTTAGGGTCCATACCAACACCAACACCAAAGCCTGTTTTCGACACCCAAACATGCTTTGAAGCTAAGTAACTGTTAAGGTTGAATTTAGTGACCACTTCGTTGTCAGCGCTCAGTAAACAAGAGAAGCTATCACGCCACACGGTTTTTTGATGGAAGGATTGTGGCAACTCGTCAAAACGGTTGATCGCCATATCAATTTTGCCAGCTTCCACGTCGTGGAAATTAACGTCACTCGGCGTCATGATATCCATAGTGACATTTGGTGCGATTTTATTTATTTTTTTCAAAAGCTTAGGAAGTAAAGTTGAAGCGGCGTAATCGCTCGCCATGATACGAAACACACGTTGACTGTGCTCTTGATTAAAATCTTCTTCACCTTGCAGCGCTTCTTCTAATTCCAACAGAATTTTTCGGATAACTGGCGACAATGAGCGAGCGCGTTCGGTTGGCACCATACCATCAGATGTTCTCACTAAGATCGGATCGTTAAACAGGTTGCGCAAACGCTTTAAACCATTACTCATGGCAGGTTGAGTTATATTTAGCTGACTCGCTGCTCGTGTTACGTTTTTCTCGCGCAACAGAACATCTAAGTAGATAAGTAAATTTAGATCTATTTTAGAAATATTCACCAAATATATCCTTTTGGGGTTTGTTATTTCTACTGAATATATTTGTCTTGTTTTCGTTTGTAAACACCTGAATGAAATCTAGTGCTATTCTTTTATGGTATGCCTTAGATTGATCTAATCATTCTTTTAATAAATCATGTGAATGATAGTGATAAAATGTATAAATTATGATGATTGGTTGTTGGTGGCATAGGATGGTTAGCAAGCGTTAAGAACAACAATTAACGCAGTAAAGAATTTAACAGACAGAAGAGAAGGGTATACCTATGTCTAGCTACAATGAAAACATCGAGCAATTAGCAAGCTTAAAAGCAACTCAAAACCAAGGTTGGGATGCTATTAGCCCTGAGTATGCAGCGCGTATGCGTTTACAAAACCAATTCAAAACCGGTTTAGACATTGCGAAATACACTGCGTCGATCATGCGCAAAGATATGGAAGCATATGACAAAGACCCTAGCCAGTACACTCAATCATTAGGTTGTTGGCACGGTTTCATCGGTCAGCAAAAAATGATTTCGATTAAAAAGCACTTCGAAAACACTGACCGTCGCTACCTATACCTCTCTGGTTGGATGGTTGCAGCACTTCGC
This Thalassotalea euphylliae DNA region includes the following protein-coding sequences:
- a CDS encoding RNA polymerase sigma factor, coding for MFERSDESLIKQALKGKKSAWVSLVKRYESGIYNYAYRMVNHPDDAMDLMQDIFIAVYRNLSTFRGDSPFKGWLFKIAHYRCIEYYRKKRPLQSIDDVPEQVDESQDACLDTGLTQGQQSQALHQAMQRLAFNQKIMVEMKFFQQFTFEEIAQQLGISTNTAKSRLYSALDKLKDYLEVEDVAA
- a CDS encoding malate synthase G, with translation MSERISQFGLQVSKELNQFIEQQVLPLTEYNAEQFWQQAADVIHDLAPKNKQLLEKRDALQSQIDQWHQENTYSAETFADYKAFLTDIGYIEPVVEDFSVDTENVDAELATMAGPQLVVPIMNARFALNAVNARWGSLYDALYGSDLIPAEENQVKGYDPVRGAKVIAFAKDFLDKHLPLVSGSHADAKQYQVDGEQVVVTLADGSQTQLQTASAFIGQAQHSDSFHSYLFKHNQLLIELCFDQSSPISQQDQAQLSDILLESALTTIMDCEDSVAAVDAADKVLAYSNWLGLIKGDLTEEISKGGKTTTRRMNQDKQFVGANGEPLSVKARSVMFVRNVGHLMTNNAILDKDGQEVPEGILDAIVTSLIASLDVQGEFAGQNSQQGSIYIVKPKMHGSEEVAFANELFGRVEAMLSLPANTIKMGIMDEERRTSLNLKNCIYQAKSRVVFINTGFLDRTGDEIHTSMLAGPMTRKNDIKLTQWIGAYEQNNVDVGLSCGLSGKAQIGKGMWPVPDNMKDMYEAKIGHVQSGANTAWVPSPTAATIHALHYHEISVADLQQTLKSRTPASIDDILKIPLAESTDWSEAEITQELDNNAQGILGYVVRWIDQGVGCSKVPDINDVGLMEDRATLRISSQHIANWLKHDICTEAQVMASMQKMAKVVDQQNQADPLYVAMADNFDNSIAFKAACDLVFKGDVQPSGYTEPLLHHYRQVHKSA
- a CDS encoding LysR family transcriptional regulator, giving the protein MNISKIDLNLLIYLDVLLREKNVTRAASQLNITQPAMSNGLKRLRNLFNDPILVRTSDGMVPTERARSLSPVIRKILLELEEALQGEEDFNQEHSQRVFRIMASDYAASTLLPKLLKKINKIAPNVTMDIMTPSDVNFHDVEAGKIDMAINRFDELPQSFHQKTVWRDSFSCLLSADNEVVTKFNLNSYLASKHVWVSKTGFGVGVGMDPKDVQKLGWVDEALARLGKKRDIKVFTRNYHVAMQLAYEDDLIATLPTKAALLHKDDANFTIVKPPFDIPDIELKMIWSPLLHHDASHIWFRGLVMEAAADC
- the pstB gene encoding phosphate ABC transporter ATP-binding protein PstB, which gives rise to MITVTPKTLGDVPAPLDLANLSPEQTALEIKNLNLFYGDKQALHGIDMKIPKGQVTAFIGPSGCGKSTLLRCINRMNDLVDTCRIEGGIHLHGENIYDKHVDVAALRRKVGMVFQRPNPFPKSIYENVIYGLRITGEKNRRVLDEAVERSLKAAALWDEVKDRLHDSALGLSGGQQQRLVIARAIAIEPEVLLLDEPTSALDPISTLTIEELINDLKKQFTVVIVTHNMQQAARVSDQTAFMYMGDLIEYSDTNTLFTTPAKKQTEDYITGRYG
- a CDS encoding TIGR00153 family protein gives rise to the protein MPNNSILGVFAKSPIKPLEKHIRIVNKCARQLHPFFDAVKAKDWDRAAKMRKEISQLEKDADALKRQLRLELPGGLFMPVDRADLLELLTQQDRIANKAKDISGRVIGRELSIPADLENDFFKYLARCLDAIDMAADAINELDDLLETGFRGREVDLVEKMIHKLDEIEDDTDSMQIGLRTGLLAIEKDLNPVDVMFLYQIIEWVGDLADLAERVGARLEILLAKN
- a CDS encoding inorganic phosphate transporter is translated as MDILITHGPMLVMIAAIVGFFMAWGIGANDVANAMGTSVGSKALTIKQAIIIAMVFEFAGAYLAGGEVTSTIRKGIIDPSYFTDIPHLLVYGMISALLAAATWLLVASALGWPVSTTHSIVGAIIGFAAIGVSMDTVVWGKVGGIVGSWIVTPLLSGVIAFIIFNSAQKLIFDTEQPLRQAKRWVPLYMFLAGFVLSLVTIKKGLKHIGLDVGTVEGYVYAVAVAAIVAIVGKFFIARIKFDETADKQSHYVNVEKVFAVLMVITACCMAFAHGSNDVANAIGPLAAVVSIVGNEGQIVKKAALEWWILPLGGLGIVAGLAIFGHRVIATIGKGITHLTPSRGFAAELAAACTVVIASGTGLPISTTQTLVGAVLGVGMARGIAAINLGVVRNIVVSWVITLPVGAGLSIVFFWILSSSLG
- the phoU gene encoding phosphate signaling complex protein PhoU; the protein is MDTINISRHISGQFNEDLETVINHVMSMGGLVEKQLQDSITAMIEADEDLAKEVLKNDYKINEFEVYIDEECSRIIAKRQPAAGDLRLIMAIIKTITDLERIGDEAEKIANVAQESFSKEQRDLLLNLENLGNSVLKMLQKTLDAFTRMDFDAAMKVHQRDSKIDREYEALMRQLMTYMMEDPRSIPQIMSVIWSARALERIGDRCQNICEYIMYFVKGKVFRHTSPEDMKNV